A genome region from Cucurbita pepo subsp. pepo cultivar mu-cu-16 chromosome LG02, ASM280686v2, whole genome shotgun sequence includes the following:
- the LOC111789120 gene encoding caffeoylshikimate esterase, with the protein MAPEPPAPETLTNYWGDQPEEEFYASQGVQNSKSFFETPHGKLFTQSFIPLDSPEPKGTVYMTHGYGSDTGWMFQKICLSYASWGYAVFAADLLGHGRSDGLRCYLGDMEKVAAASLSFFLHTRRSEPYRHLPAFLFGESMGGAATMLMYFQSDPDTWTGLIFSAPLFVIPENMKPSKLRLFLYGLLFGVADTWAAMPDNKMVGKAIKDPEKLKIIAANPRRYTGPPRVGTMRELVRVTQYIRDNFSRVTAPFLTVHGTADGVTCPSSSELLYEKAASVDKTLKLYEGMYHSLIQGEPDENMEIVLRDMREWIDERVQRYGSKK; encoded by the coding sequence ATGGCCCCAGAACCACCAGCGCCGGAAACTCTGACGAACTACTGGGGCGACCAACCGGAGGAAGAATTCTACGCCTCACAAGGAGTTCAAAACTCCAAATCCTTCTTCGAAACCCCCCATGGCAAGCTCTTCACGCAGAGCTTCATTCCTCTGGACTCGCCAGAGCCCAAAGGCACCGTCTACATGACTCACGGCTACGGCTCCGACACCGGCTGGATGTTCCAAAAGATCTGTCTCAGCTACGCCTCTTGGGGCTACGCCGTCTTCGCCGCCGATCTCCTTGGCCATGGCCGATCCGATGGCCTCCGCTGCTACCTCGGCGATATGGAAAAAGTCGCCGCCGCCTCcctctcctttttcctccaCACCCGCCGCAGCGAGCCCTACCGTCATCTCCCTGCCTTCCTCTTCGGCGAGTCCATGGGCGGTGCCGCCACCATGCTCATGTACTTCCAGTCAGATCCAGACACCTGGACCGGCCTGATCTTCTCGGCGCCTCTTTTTGTCATTCCGGAAAACATGAAACCGAGCAAACTCCGCCTCTTCCTCTACGGCCTCCTCTTCGGCGTCGCCGACACTTGGGCCGCCATGCCGGACAATAAAATGGTGGGAAAGGCGATTAAGGATCCGgagaagttgaaaatcatAGCGGCGAATCCTAGACGGTACACAGGACCACCGAGGGTTGGGACAATGAGGGAATTGGTTAGAGTTACGCAGTACATTAGAGACAATTTTTCGAGGGTTACGGCGCCATTTCTGACGGTGCACGGGACGGCCGACGGAGTGACGTGTCCGTCATCGTCGGAATTGCTGTACGAGAAGGCGGCGAGCGTGGATAAGACCTTGAAGCTTTACGAGGGGATGTACCATTCGTTGATTCAAGGGGAGCCGGATGAGAATATGGAAATTGTTCTGAGGGATATGAGGGAGTGGATCGACGAGAGGGTTCAGAGATATGGATCGAAGAAATAG
- the LOC111787994 gene encoding cytochrome c oxidase subunit 5b-2, mitochondrial-like — MWRRLLSSQLKALKSLPSSSTSASAPLGCISQATRLAASSRVSHSPSVSLFARHYASDSADTGLKKKAEDVIPIVTGHEREELEASLEGRDILDINHPVGPFGTKEEPAVIKSYYDERLVGCPGGEGEDEHDVVWFRLRKDVPHECPVCSQYFVLEVVGPGGSPDGYGDDDHQH, encoded by the exons ATGTGGAGGAGATTGCTCTCTTCGCAGCTCAAAGCCCTAAAATCTCTTCCTTCATCATCGACGTCCGCATCCGCTCCGTTGGGATGCATTTCTCAAGCCACGCGACTCGCTGCTTCTTCTCGTGTTTCTCATTCCCCGTCCGTCTCGCTCTTCGCCCGCCATTACGCCTCTGATTCTG CTGATACTGGTCTGAAGAAGAAGGCAGAGGATGTAATACCAATCGTAACCGGACACGAGCGTGAAGAGCTTGAAGCTTCGCTTGAG GGAAGAGACATCCTTGATATAAACCATCCTGTTGGTCCTTTTGGAACTAAG GAGGAACCTGCTGTTATCAAATCATATTATGACGAAAGATTAGTTGGGTGCCCTGGAGGTGAAGGTG aGGATGAGCATGATGTTGTCTGGTTTCGGCTGAGGAAGGATGTACCCCATGAATGTCCTGTCTGCTCACAGTACTTTGTG CTGGAGGTGGTTGGCCCTGGAGGATCGCCGGATGGTTATGGAGATGATGATCATCAGCATTAA